A window of the Trichoderma asperellum chromosome 4, complete sequence genome harbors these coding sequences:
- a CDS encoding uncharacterized protein (EggNog:ENOG41) has protein sequence MPRPLQELHSDLARKYRAHASKIEDIWRSFSKDQRAKCLKAGAANGEVLAHSLDATLGNVCKIVPELNLQDITTEPEFLLAHLKHRATTSLFQQYCDGALSKPGDRNFILEMMLKKKLRHANPFKDSYTFFMDDRYGSSLRIVSRHDEALAAFSPAIKAGLCLPQSTGELILERQLVIFQTLNILIEDILDLGSQTRSKNERSKKSEQAVSAALSKLTIQERPKKLSLPELISSAQDQRDNLEEFLSLLSAEPVVLAHAVNIRFFSRPELVIDDKGRHLPVFSDKHISSAFFEAVHSAIKGATVWNYICRLLGLLKDATADKVYRPIILQEISNICHLEYSRAQAQFTRHVQTGIGAKHFKRIANSYDNAGNAKVNMKIQPEELTRTDPALHYVLRLCQSQTNASKAVDWIKKLSDLYESHPIDRETLQEREIDALGDLIVITAFIQDVSPVISMPALSRKKGQMFVSRSQELDVELNKLRGEIDLREFAVPIDNLLEPGMTNGALTKLDQFVVSKTGSKMGFLYQDLMEDCLADLENQYRATKAKLEKKEDIPLPIAAPQSVDDRVEQRKVKQKTRPCQSTMFEIIQIPEVPKKEPAESTQVFKVSQPISQVFSTLFNKSEARGSISWGAFESAMAELGFSVVPKYGSVYTFSPPDSMNVKKSFTVHRPHKSRIEGYLIPIFARRLKRTYGWSEGTFKAI, from the coding sequence ATGCCTCGCCCGTTGCAAGAGCTTCATAGCGACCTCGCCCGGAAGTACAGGGCTCATGCCTCCAAAATCGAGGACATATGGCGCTCTTTCAGCAAAGACCAACGAGCGAAATGTCTCAAGGCTGGCGCTGCAAATGGAGAAGTGCTCGCGCATTCCTTGGACGCAACTTTGGGCAATGTCTGTAAAATTGTCCCGGAGTTGAATTTGCAGGACATCACAACGGAGCCCGAGTTTCTACTTGCTCACCTCAAACACCGCGCCACAACGTCCCTTTTCCAACAGTATTGCGATGGCGCTCTCAGCAAACCAGGCGACCGAAACTTTATTCTGGAAatgatgctgaagaagaagcttcgCCATGCCAACCCGTTCAAAGATAGCTACACTTTCTTCATGGACGACCGATATGGAAGTTCATTAAGAATTGTATCCCGCCATGACGAAGCGCTGGCTGCTTTTTCGCCAGCAATTAAAGCTGGTCTTTGTCTTCCTCAGTCGACAGGGGAACTTATTCTAGAGAGACAACTCGTGATTTTCCAGACACTCAATATCCTGATTGAGGATATCCTCGACCTAGGCTCTCAAACGAGGTCAAAAAATGAGCGATCCAAGAAATCTGAACAAGCGGTGTCGGCCGCTCTCTCGAAACTGACGATCCAAGAGCGACCGAAGAAGCTTTCTCTCCCTGAGTTGATATCCAGCGCTCAAGATCAGAGAGACAACCTTGAGGAATTTTTGAGTCTCCTCTCTGCTGAACCAGTTGTGCTCGCTCATGCTGTCAACATTCGGTTCTTCAGCCGGCCTGAACTTGTCATAGACGACAAAGGTCGTCACCTACCAGTCTTCTCTGATAAGCACATCAGTAGTGCATTCTTCGAAGCAGTTCACAGCGCCATCAAAGGTGCCACCGTATGGAATTACATATGTCGTCTTCTAGGTCTCTTAAAGGATGCGACTGCTGATAAAGTGTACCGACCAATCATTCTCCAAGAGATTTCGAATATTTGCCATCTAGAGTACAGCCGTGCTCAAGCTCAGTTCACCAGGCATGTGCAGACAGGCATAGGCGCGAAGCATTTCAAGCGTATTGCCAATTCTTACGACAATGCCGGTAACGCAAAGGTCAACATGAAGATTCAGCCTGAAGAGCTGACCAGAACTGATCCTGCGTTGCACTATGTTTTGCGCCTATGTCAATCCCAGACTAATGCGAGTAAAGCAGTTGATTGGATCAAGAAGTTAAGCGACCTGTATGAATCTCATCCCATTGATCGGGAAACTCTACAGGAAAGAGAGATTGATGCGTTGGGAGATTTGATTGTAATCACGGCATTTATCCAAGATGTGTCGCCAGTCATCTCGATGCCGGCCCTTTCTCGCAAAAAGGGACAGATGTTTGTTTCAAGGTCCCAAGAGCTGGATGTCGAATTGAATAAGCTCCGAGGCGAAATCGATTTGCGAGAGTTTGCGGTGCCAATTGATAATCTTCTAGAGCCTGGAATGACGAACGGAGCTCTGACCAAACTTGACCAGTTTGTGGTTAGCAAGACTGGCTCGAAGATGGGATTCTTGTACCAAGATCTTATGGAGGATTGCTTAGCGGATCTTGAAAACCAGTATCGGGCAACGAAAGCAaagttggagaagaaggaagacatACCGCTTCCAATAGCAGCTCCCCAGTCTGTAGACGACAGAGTGGAGCAGAGGAAAGTCAAACAAAAGACCCGCCCTTGTCAGTCCACGATGTTTGAGATTATACAAATTCCCGAGGTACCCAAGAAAGAACCCGCCGAGTCAACGCAGGTATTCAAGGTCAGTCAACCGATAAGCCAAGTATTTTCCACGCTCTTCAACAAGTCTGAGGCCCGAGGCTCAATCAGTTGGGGCGCATTCGAAAGTGCTATGGCTGAACTAGGGTTTTCTGTCGTGCCGAAGTATGGATCTGTTTACACGTTTTCTCCGCCTGATAGCATGAACGTCAAAAAGTCGTTTACTGTGCACCGGCCTCACAAGTCTCGGATAGAAGGATATCTGATCCCCATATTCGCGCGTCGGCTAAAGAGGACGTATGGGTGGAGTGAAGGTAcgtttaaagctatatag
- a CDS encoding uncharacterized protein (EggNog:ENOG41), with amino-acid sequence MSEIDLFGRYDYISYEKSQELYRKASKAFITSTAFTQMHGMEKDESTGTNFLSRLGEFVFGEPMDANESDDGGSDDDFAWPSDDEDYMFDPHMDLDEPNFDPFGYHVHNRQAYQQYEQYASLGGRATTEVEGTQIHYTALSFWIQKTMDISTKDDDIFTLALSKMGEVAPQISIADFHTLWIPVLKGMAPKMTRLMLEKSKDPNTLLWRKNNYTLIKAYLDIYVGQWPQRPSLAQDGVDCDCADCKGLSVFLADASLKVGHFSANKRRCKHLIEELCAANADVYTECMNFEGSPKKQKLTVTKSRTKMLSRYRQAWRERRNEASKHLGSFEQKHLAALLGPEWMTLFSMAHLGGPSLSDKDMRKALRMKTERTSTPKAPPFLEPSTIAMFFGGFRL; translated from the coding sequence ATGAGTGAAATAGACCTTTTCGGCCGCTATGACTACATATCGTACGAAAAGTCACAGGAATTGTACCGGAAGGCTTCCAAGGCTTTTATAACTTCAACAGCATTTACACAGATGCATGGTATGGAGAAAGATGAGAGTACTGGGACCAATTTCCTCAGCCGGCTTGGTGAATTTGTTTTTGGCGAGCCCATGGACGCAAATGAGTCCGATGATGGTGGCTCCGATGACGATTTCGCATGGCCTTCCGACGATGAAGATTACATGTTTGACCCTCATATGGACCTAGATGAGCCTAACTTTGATCCCTTTGGATACCATGTGCATAACCGCCAAGCATACCAACAATACGAACAATATGCATCGCTGGGTGGCAGGGCAACGACTGAGGTTGAGGGAACGCAAATCCACTACACGGCTCTCAGCTTTTGGATACAGAAAACCATGGATATAAGCACAAAGGACGACGACATATTCACACTAGCTCTTTCCAAGATGGGTGAGGTGGCACCGCAGATATCCATCGCTGACTTTCACACTTTGTGGATTCCTGTTCTGAAGGGAATGGCGCCCAAAATGACACGTCTCATGCTCGAGAAGTCCAAAGATCCCAACACACTGCTTTGGcgcaaaaataattatacCTTGATCAAAGCCTATCTCGATATATATGTGGGGCAGTGGCCCCAGCGCCCTAGTCTCGCGCAAGACGGAGTTGACTGCGACTGTGCCGATTGTAAGGGGCTCAGTGTCTTTTTGGCCGATGCTTCACTGAAAGTCGGTCATTTTTCTGCAAATAAGCGGCGGTGCAAACATCTCATAGAAGAACTTTGCGCAGCCAACGCCGACGTTTACACTGAGTGCATGAATTTCGAGGGGTCACCTAAGAAGCAGAAGTTGACCGTGACAAAGTCCCGGACGAAGATGCTTTCGCGGTATCGTCAAGCGTGGCGAGAACGACGGAacgaagcaagcaagcatctGGGGAGCTTTGAGCAGAAGCATCTCGCAGCCTTGCTGGGGCCCGAATGGATGACGCTTTTCAGCATGGCCCATCTTGGAGGCCCTAGCCTGAGTGATAAGGATATGCGGAAGGCcttgaggatgaagacgGAAAGAACAAGCACACCCAAGGCGCCTCCGTTTTTGGAACCCTCGACCATAGCCATGTTTTTTGGGGGCTTCCGGCTATGA
- a CDS encoding uncharacterized protein (EggNog:ENOG41), with amino-acid sequence MIYLTSADHQGGEIVVKLRGQEKTVFNPSKTEEHFASWYPDSKPQPVKSGYALVIVFSCVPVRSDIGESALLVRDETRAIRHTLKRWLAGNVESRGRNALYYPFERDYKGRKLRFRELTHGDEGRIQVLKRLSEKLAFKLYLGHIEQEQKKLENSDSYEEIKGGACITKLVDLDGRFVTKSLNLDKAHVREGFFDGIKWESEEQGAPSLIRKGRMTFFVVVPSDAILPFFLQRSSDNSPPAVEQIPQLLGYYARTCVSNQHSKSSLSTFKELCELMWDSSDREKQIKSLKKPVFQNNDLSDVLRATIQLKWYPWFEKIAAAHEGSLPTSFFNWVPEHFHNSTRNIDKWFRPLEKGLSAAVLSYPRPKQQVRAVETLFPILIADSGRLVPFPLNPSFAGLAKFCKSLSKLVGLKSLTEEMEKH; translated from the exons ATGATATATCTTACCTCCGCAGATCACCAGGGCGGCGAGATTGTAGTCAAGCTTCGCGGTCAAGAAAAGACTGTTTTCAATCCCAGTAAGACGGAAGAGCATTTTGCTTCCTGGTATCCGGATTCTAAACCGCAGCCCGTCAAATCAGGATACGCCCTGGTTATAGTCTTCAGCTGCGTTCCGGTAAGGAGCGATATAGGTGAATCTGCTCTCTTGGTTCGGGATGAAACGCGAGCAATCCGCCATACTCTCAAGCGATGGCTTGCTGGAAATGTTGAATCTCGTGGGAGGAATGCCCTTTATTACCCGTTCGAACGTGACTATAAGGGGCGCAAGCTACGTTTCAGAGAGCTGACACATGGAGATGAAGGCCGGATTCAGGTTCTTAAAAGATTATCTGAAAAACTTGCCTTCAAATTGTACCTTGGGCACATTGAacaagagcagaagaagcttgaAAATAGTGACAGTTATGAAGAGATAAAAGGAGGCGCTTGCATCACAAAGCTGGTAGACCTGGATGGGCGTTTCGTGACTAAAAGTCTCAACCTTGACAAGGCCCACGTCCGTGAAGGGTTCTTCGATGGTATTAAATGGGAATCTGAAGAACAAGGT GCCCCATCTTTGATACGAAAAGGTCGTATGACA TTCTTTGTCGTTGTCCCTTCCGACGCGATATTACCATTTTTCCTCCAGCGTAGCAGCGACAATTCTCCTCCAGCAGTGGAACAAATCCCACAGCTACTTGGCTACTATGCCAGAACCTGCGTATCTAATCAGCACTCGAAGAGTTCGCTTTCCACGTTCAAAGAACTATGTGAGCTTATGTGGGACTCATCTGATAGAGAGAAGCAAATCAAGTCTTTAAAGAAGCCAGTATTCCAGAACAATGACCTCAGTGACGTTCTGAGAGCCACAATCCAGTTGAAGTGGTACCCATGGTTTGAGAAAATAGCTGCTGCCCATGAGGGATCTTTGCCAACGTCTTTCTTCAACTGGGTGCCTGAGCATTTCCACAACAGCACTAGAAACATTGATAAATGGTTTAGGCCACTCGAGAAAGG GCTGTCTGCCGCGGTTCTCTCTTACCCCCGACCCAAGCAGCAAGTCAGAGCGGTAGAGACTTTGTTTCCCATTCTCATAGCAGACTCAGGCCGGCTGGTCCCCTTCCCCCTGAATCCCTCATTCGCTGGGCTCGCCAAGTTCTGCAAGAGTCTGTCAAAACTTGTGGGTCTAAAAAGCTTGAccgaagagatggagaagcatTAG
- a CDS encoding uncharacterized protein (EggNog:ENOG41): MSSHLSQPPNAVSRPEPDDGDGDDAESVVSERSVEASTLDSDFWEALQVFETPGYLTSYFTLPDLSRSGLSVYHVGDIALPLGEIQARQIMGQAKRYKSLGHNDPWKLDPTQFKLDYSVWGSRLKALYRHIAPGLGYFGQDWIDTTCATPSAVLLLEKGCTVDW, encoded by the coding sequence ATGTCTAGCCATCTCTCACAGCCGCCAAACGCGGTCTCGCGCCCGGAGCccgacgatggcgacggcgacgacgcgGAGAGTGTTGTGAGCGAACGCAGCGTCGAGGCTTCTACGCTTGATTCTGATTTCTGGGAGGCCCTGCAGGTCTTCGAGACGCCGGGCTATCTTACATCCTACTTTACGCTACCCGACCTTTCTCGCAGCGGCCTTTCTGTATACCACGTTGGTGATATTGCTCTGCCGCTTGGTGAGATACAAGCGCGCCAGATTATGGGCCAAGCTAAGCGATACAAAAGTCTCGGTCACAATGATCCGTGGAAGCTGGATCCCACACAGTTCAAATTGGATTACAGTGTGTGGGGAAGCCGCCTTAAAGCCTTATATAGACACATTGCTCCTGGTCTTGGCTACTTTGGCCAGGACTGGATAGACACGACTTGCGCAACGCCCAGCGCAGTGCTCCTTTTGGAAAAGGGATGCACTGTTGATTGGTGA
- a CDS encoding uncharacterized protein (EggNog:ENOG41) produces the protein MPAMNDWLREDLLGKERDLCTAITSANPAAAVLKLCAPDAALMFPKMDIISPEDEDGFKDAMRAPFHRFDDFDTEDMKAHFIGLMGGVVTYKIRATRGKEKYNATASSTWNQGADGEWLLVAHSETQL, from the coding sequence ATGCCTGCAATGAACGACTGGCTCCGCGAAGACCTCCTCGGCAAGGAGCGCGACCTCTGCACCGCCATCACCTCCGCCAAcccagccgccgccgtgcTCAAGCTCTGTGCCCCCGACGCGGCCCTCATGTTCCCCAAGATGGACATCATCTCccccgaagacgaagacggctTCAAGGACGCCATGCGCGCGCCTTTCCACCGCTTCGACGACTTCGACACCGAGGACATGAAGGCGCACTTCATCGGCCTCATGGGCGGCGTCGTCACGTACAAGATCCGCGCGACCAGGGGCAAGGAAAAGTACAACGCTACGGCCTCGTCGACCTGGAATCAGGGCGCCGATGGAGAATGGCTGCTCGTTGCTCATTCGGAGACGCAGCTGTGA
- a CDS encoding uncharacterized protein (EggNog:ENOG41) codes for ASLPNIWPPQDILPGFREFFTKFYEVCYDAELEILRLIALGMGLEEEYFIRFHKNKDNQIRLLHYPPIEENILRQGKAERIAAHTDYGTITMLFQDDVGGLEVEDVNEKGKFIPAPYVPNTAVVNIADFLMRWSNDELKSTMHRVKAPPLAADEDEAATKHRMTRARHSVVYFVGADLEKTVDCVPGCWGPDRPKKYEPVNAMEYIRMRLQATY; via the coding sequence gcaTCTCTGCCGAATATTTGGCCGCCTCAAGATATTCTCCCGGGATTTCGCGAGTTTTTTACCAAATTTTATGAGGTGTGCTATGATGCTGAGCTGGAGATACTGAGACTTATTGCACTGGGAATGGGGCTTGAAGAGGAATATTTCATACGATTTCACAAGAACAAGGATAACCAGATTCGGTTGCTGCATTATCCGCCTATTGAGGAGAACATTCTTCGACAGGGTAAAGCAGAGAGGATAGCCGCACACACAGATTATGGCACTATCACGATGCTGTTTCAGGACGATGTTGGGGGGCTCGAGGTAGAGGATGTCAACGAGAAGGGGAAATTCATCCCTGCGCCGTATGTACCCAACACGGCCGTGGTGAATATTGCGGATTTTTTGATGCGCTGGAGCAACGACGAGTTGAAGTCGACGATGCACCGGGTCAAGGCCCCGCCACTGGCGGcggatgaagacgaggctgCGACGAAGCATAGAATGACTAGAGCAAGACACTCGGTGGTGTACTTTGTTGGCGCGGACTTGGAAAAGACGGTGGATTGTGTGCCTGGCTGTTGGGGGCCGGACAGGCCGAAGAAGTATGAACCGGTGAATGCGATGGAGTATATACGGATGAGATTGCAGGCTACTTATTGA
- a CDS encoding uncharacterized protein (EggNog:ENOG41), translating into MPNTGRPSRDCHLCRKRRVKCDLARPACQRCIKYGTECPGYRDQQELVFRNADPTAVRKRKKRTSQSPEVSGSPSSAASGTAYPTPVLSPNGDFMFTSSTDVVLAKGVNCNAAAPLTRPVFQHWTSHSVPIVLNVYSNLDFIQDIYSGYSNDGPLIWAAHLFSRTYVTNLRYPTAISRDAHEETQRELGTYLVKTLSSVNKALGTPEGAFRDDVLATIWLLSNYELLIGSLNRTETLSPWHLHARGLYSILKIRGVAPLHTVKGRMMFWPAYSMVQIQSLINNTECPPESQEWFDAIAQSLSPGEGLGLHVSLFMIKICSVQARIFSFFRRRDFSGASREYNDLLAQMKAAIHEIEDWMESNPVGNHMLEIYVISLYQSAIVKGFNAVKLLINFLTHYPLCSVPLQQLTADRDYCIEIAQTSAQGIIETVPRILGPLAAKGKDKSPKTVFDALRIIWPLICVYVMDICRPEQRLTASEYLFYIGRELGIRQGLNTYSTKLALPPEARVPFGEHEEL; encoded by the exons ATGCCCAACACAGGCAGACCTAGTCGGGATTGCCATCTGTGCCGCAAACGGCGAGTCAAG TGTGATCTCGCCCGTCCTGCGTGCCAGAGATGTATCAAGTACGGCACCGAGTGTCCGGGATACCGGGATCAGCAAGAGCTGGTCTTCCGTAACGCAGACCCCACTGCCGTTAGGAAGCGCAAGAAGCGCACGTCGCAGTCTCCGGAGGTTAGTGGGTCACCGTCTTCAGCAGCATCTGGTACGGCCTATCCGACGCCGGTCCTCAGTCCGAATGGAGACTTCATGTTCACGTCTTCAACAGACGTCGTCTTGGCCAAGGGTGTCAATTGcaacgctgctgctcctctaaCGCGGCCGGTGTTTCAACACTGGACATCACACTCTGTTCCCATCGTCCTCAATGTCTATTCCAATCTCGACTTTATCCAGGATATATACAGTGGCTACAGTAACGATGGACCTCTTATTTGGGCAGCTCATCTCTTTTCCCGCACCTATGTGACCAACCTCCGTTATCCGACTGCCATATCCAGGGACGCCCACGAAGAAACTCAGCGCGAGCTGGGTACTTACCTGGTCAAGACCCTAAGCTCGGTCAACAAGGCGCTTGGCACGCCCGAAGGAGCTTTCAGAGACGACGTTCTCGCCACTATATGGCTTCTCAGCAACTATGAG TTACTTATCGGCTCCCTCAACCGCACGGAAACTCTAAGTCCATGGCATCTACATGCCCGAGGATTATACAGTATCCTCAAAATAAGAGGAGTCGCGCCGCTACATACGGTGAAAGGCCGCATGATGTTCTGGCCTGCCTATAGCATGGTG CAAATTCAGTCTCTAATCAATAACACAGAGTGTCCTCCGGAGTCACAAGAATGGTTCGATGCTATAGCACAGTCCCTATCCCCAGGAGAAGGTCTCGGGCTACATGTTTCTCTATTCATGATCAAAATCTGCAGTGTTCAGGCTCGGATTTTCAGTTTTTTTCGGCGGCGAGACTTCAGCGGCGCATCCAGGGAGTATAATGATCTCCTTGCCCAGATGAAGGCAGCTATACATGAAATTGAAGATTGGATGGAATCGAATCCCGTGGGAAACCACATGTTGGAAATATACGTGATCAGCCTTTACCAATCAGCCATTGTCAAAGGATTTAACGCCGTAAAGCTTCTCATCAACTTCCTCACGCATTATCCCCTATGCTCCGTTCCTCTCCAGCAACTCACTGCTGATCGAGATTATTGCATCGAAATTGCTCAAACATCAGCACAGGGGATTATTGAGACTGTTCCGCGTATTCTTGGGCCCCTGGCGGCAAAAGGAAAGGACAAGTCTCCTAAGACCGTATTCGATGCATTACGGATCATATGGCCCCTTATCTGCGTATATGTCATGGACATCTGCCGACCAGAACAGCGACTTACCGCATCGGAATACCTCTTCTACATAGGTCGAGAATTAGGAATACGACAAGGGCTGAATACTTACTCGACTAAACTGGCTCTGCCGCCCGAGGCACGGGTACCGTTTGGAGAGCACGAAGAATTGTAA
- a CDS encoding uncharacterized protein (EggNog:ENOG41), translated as MSHYAERKDLFPMQGGCPCGHIRYQINLPPLLVQTCHCTLCQRQMGSAFAINAIIESSAVSLLPPAPLTTPLSKAESSSPSPSPSSGSVCGVLPAFADLTNATTTATVAPVDNDADAQHKTNNPVFVAIPTQSKVGQTIAQCPLCRGNLWSHYADAGTLVTYLIASTLDRPWELEPDVHIYTRSRRDFVSLNDGKPQFEEFYPDRAAFYRPETRERVDALTEKQDAWRKQIRAAYKAQFAKI; from the coding sequence atgtCTCATTACGCCGAGAGAAAAGATCTCTTCCCCATGCAAGGCGGCTGTCCCTGCGGCCACATTCGCTACCAAATCAAcctccctcccctccttGTTCAAACCTGCCACTGCACCCTCTGCCAGCGTCAAATGGGCAGCGCCTTTGCCATAAACGCAATCATCGAATCGTCTGCCGTCTCTCTCTTACCCCCTGCTCCGCTCACGACGCCGCTCAGCAAAGCCGAAtcgtcatctccatctccatctccgtcCTCCGGCTCTGTGTGCGGCGTTCTCCCCGCTTTCGCCGATCTTACAAACGCCACGACCACAGCAACCGTCGCCCCCGTGGACAACGACGCCGACGCCCAACATAAAACAAACAACCCCGTCTTTGTCGCCATCCCAACCCAGTCAAAGGTCGGTCAGACCATCGCCCAGTGCCCTCTCTGCCGCGGCAATCTCTGGAGCCACTACGCCGACGCCGGCACCTTGGTCACCTACCTCATCGCCAGCACTCTTGACCGCCCATGGGAGCTCGAACCCGATGTGCACATCTACACCCGCAGCCGCAGGGATTTTGTCTCGCTCAACGACGGGAAGCCCCAGTTTGAAGAATTTTATCCCGACAGAGCGGCATTTTATAGGCCCGAGACTCGGGAGAGGGTAGATGCCCTGACGGAAAAGCAAGATGCCTGGAGGAAGCAGATCAGAGCCGCCTACAAGGCCCAATTTGCCAAGATTTAA